A window from Saprospiraceae bacterium encodes these proteins:
- a CDS encoding LPS-assembly protein LptD: MEISFTQNNRQLRIQNNSNISDTIIVPIDTLKSNFSKIVPKDFVNSVSERDSLTGLRDSLPGNSVADYKISKDALDDEVLYEAQDSSHVDLVNDRIHLYGGAKVEYQKIKLSANYMVIDFANNLIEGFHTKDSIKVRINPEKPSFSDGDNTFTYRKIKYNFKSKKGLVDHAISQQGEFNIVGDKTKFVTGATDTSGVKSDDEIFNEDAIITTCTHDPPHFGIKASRGKFVPNKVAVMSMAQLEIAKIPTPLILPFGFFPLIQGKSSGLIFPSSYEYNDQLGLGFREVGYYWPINEHMDMRLTGDIYTRGSHGVRVNTTYKKRYGYSGNVLFGYSNNIRDNDQDGSKVSAKSFSISISHRQDSKAHPYRNLGGSINIQTNRYDQRTFENPAAALNNTYSSNFTLSHDMPGTPFRFNAEFRHSQNTQTRVMDITLPNMSLRMNTIYPFKRKNSTKEVWSDNIALTYSSEFRNFVKTTDTTLFTNQTLQDIQTGLQQRASLSFNTRLFTYINISPSVNFDETWLLKKYNLTFNPDSVIREAITRDTLGFKAPTESFTSGFNAHRNFTAAISLNTQRFFTKKWSKGLIRGVRHVAKSNVSFYYQPGNKERYEAIVNTDTRPQFNNPRTYSIFSNSPFGKLQGFEEQGGISYGITNIFEAKHWSKKDSTEKIVRLFDNISVNGTYNFIADSFKFSDIFVSGNTTVLKGLTNFNFRATYSPYVYDVNNRRTKETVWDNKKRPIEFVNFSGQFSTSISFGRIREIFSGAKQKNATPLPQQSSQPSRSPSQDRSAGQNPDPPSEEKEAEKETSLAQWFENFNISHAFNFDIARLKSKDTFFVQSHSINISGSIPLTKNWNMNIGNIAYDFKSKSFVYPYFSFARDLHCWQMNFTWAPSNGVYSFFIGVKSSTLSFLKYDYGQRNANTLFTGRR, from the coding sequence TTGGAAATTTCATTTACCCAAAATAACCGGCAATTACGTATTCAAAATAATTCTAATATATCTGATACAATAATCGTTCCAATTGATACTTTAAAATCAAATTTTTCTAAAATTGTCCCAAAAGATTTTGTAAATTCTGTATCTGAAAGAGATTCACTTACCGGATTGAGAGATTCCTTACCGGGCAATTCAGTTGCTGATTACAAAATTTCTAAGGACGCTCTGGATGATGAAGTCCTTTATGAGGCTCAGGATTCATCTCATGTGGACCTGGTCAATGACAGAATACACCTATACGGAGGTGCAAAAGTCGAGTATCAAAAAATTAAGTTATCTGCCAACTATATGGTCATCGACTTTGCCAATAATCTGATAGAAGGATTCCACACCAAAGACAGTATTAAAGTCAGAATAAATCCAGAAAAACCATCTTTTTCTGATGGTGACAATACATTTACATACAGAAAAATAAAATACAATTTCAAATCCAAAAAAGGATTGGTGGACCATGCGATCTCACAGCAAGGTGAATTTAATATCGTAGGTGACAAAACAAAATTTGTTACCGGTGCTACAGATACATCAGGTGTAAAAAGTGATGATGAGATTTTTAATGAAGATGCCATCATCACCACCTGTACGCATGACCCTCCGCATTTCGGCATCAAAGCAAGCCGCGGCAAATTTGTTCCCAATAAAGTCGCAGTCATGAGTATGGCACAACTTGAAATAGCCAAAATTCCTACACCTCTGATTCTGCCTTTCGGTTTCTTCCCACTTATACAGGGTAAATCTTCGGGTTTGATCTTCCCTTCAAGTTATGAATACAATGATCAACTCGGCTTAGGATTCAGGGAAGTAGGATATTACTGGCCGATCAATGAACATATGGATATGCGCTTGACAGGTGATATCTACACCAGAGGATCACATGGTGTTCGTGTCAATACTACTTATAAAAAAAGGTATGGATATTCGGGCAATGTGCTCTTCGGCTATTCCAACAACATCAGGGACAATGATCAGGATGGTTCAAAGGTCTCAGCCAAATCATTTTCTATTAGTATAAGTCACAGGCAGGATTCAAAGGCTCATCCTTATAGAAATTTAGGTGGCTCAATCAATATCCAGACCAACAGATATGATCAGAGGACATTTGAAAACCCCGCTGCTGCACTGAACAATACATATTCGTCCAATTTTACATTATCGCATGATATGCCCGGGACACCATTCAGGTTCAATGCTGAATTCAGACATAGTCAGAATACACAGACCCGTGTCATGGATATCACTCTTCCCAATATGAGTCTCAGGATGAATACGATCTATCCCTTCAAACGCAAAAACAGCACTAAAGAAGTGTGGTCTGACAATATTGCTTTGACCTATAGCTCAGAGTTCAGAAATTTTGTAAAAACCACAGATACTACCTTATTTACCAATCAGACACTGCAGGATATACAGACAGGTTTACAACAGCGTGCTTCATTAAGCTTCAATACGAGATTATTTACATATATAAACATATCTCCTTCAGTCAACTTTGATGAAACTTGGTTATTGAAAAAATACAATCTTACATTCAATCCTGATAGTGTCATCAGGGAAGCCATCACCAGGGATACTTTGGGATTCAAAGCACCGACCGAATCATTTACTTCAGGTTTTAATGCCCACCGCAATTTTACAGCCGCCATTTCACTCAATACACAGAGATTTTTTACAAAAAAATGGAGTAAGGGATTGATACGGGGTGTCAGGCATGTGGCAAAATCTAATGTGAGTTTTTACTATCAGCCAGGAAACAAAGAAAGATACGAAGCGATTGTAAATACTGATACCCGACCGCAGTTCAACAATCCCAGAACTTACAGCATTTTCAGCAATAGTCCTTTTGGTAAACTGCAGGGCTTCGAAGAACAAGGGGGTATCAGCTACGGCATCACCAATATTTTTGAAGCCAAACACTGGTCTAAAAAAGATTCCACGGAAAAAATTGTACGTCTATTTGACAATATTAGTGTCAATGGTACATACAATTTTATTGCAGATTCATTTAAATTCAGTGATATTTTTGTTTCGGGAAATACCACTGTGCTCAAAGGACTTACCAATTTTAATTTCAGGGCTACCTATAGTCCATATGTGTATGATGTCAACAACAGAAGGACCAAGGAAACCGTTTGGGACAATAAAAAACGGCCTATCGAATTTGTCAATTTCTCGGGGCAGTTTTCTACCAGCATATCATTCGGTCGTATCAGAGAGATATTTTCAGGGGCCAAACAAAAAAATGCTACTCCTTTACCTCAGCAGTCGTCCCAACCATCAAGATCCCCTTCGCAGGACAGAAGTGCCGGACAGAATCCTGATCCTCCATCTGAAGAAAAAGAGGCTGAAAAAGAAACTTCATTGGCTCAGTGGTTTGAAAATTTTAATATCTCACATGCCTTCAACTTCGATATTGCCAGATTAAAATCTAAGGATACTTTTTTTGTCCAAAGTCATTCGATCAACATTTCAGGATCTATCCCTCTGACCAAAAACTGGAATATGAATATAGGTAATATAGCTTATGATTTTAAATCAAAATCTTTTGTTTATCCCTATTTTAGTTTTGCCAGAGACCTCCATTGCTGGCAGATGAATTTTACCTGGGCACCATCCAATGGAGTGTATAGTTTTTTCATAGGAGTCAAATCAAGCACCCTCAGCTTCCTGAAATACGACTATGGTCAGAGAAATGCCAATACTTTGTTTACAGGCCGGAGGTAA
- a CDS encoding N-acetylmuramoyl-L-alanine amidase: MVSEFIQKNVTILRILLLITGLIYYVSSTMRASDVNYLLNSAPLSGDKVVLKNKSEAPALNYSKHNLPKKKGIRVVIDAGHGGHDSGAVGKNSLEKDLVLKMALKAGGIIEKRFPDVEVFQTRTSDVFIPLFRRIQYANELNADIFISVHCNYISNPKTRGTETFVLGLNRAADNLEVAKRENASMLLEQNYQANYEGFDPNSAEGHIVTSMYQNNYLEKSIELAANIEDQFGQRHLSKSRGVKQAGFAVLRRSSMPAVLLEAGFLSNEIEEAFLLSDEGQNAIAESISKAFETFYNNNLTKNSEINNKVQNLSEIVADNGLRKNQQIQTGKTPPANQKVVVESSDLPMQKFKVQIAAIKGENIDMDSEEIRKIGALTVKKAPEINKYMVGDFVSRASAEIAREKLKNLGYTGAFLVALVD, translated from the coding sequence ATGGTCTCAGAATTCATTCAAAAGAACGTCACAATCTTACGGATATTGCTATTAATAACGGGATTGATCTATTATGTGTCTTCTACAATGCGGGCATCTGATGTTAATTATTTGCTAAATTCAGCTCCACTTTCTGGAGATAAAGTGGTTTTAAAAAATAAATCAGAAGCTCCGGCGTTGAATTATTCAAAGCACAATTTACCCAAGAAAAAAGGTATCAGGGTAGTCATCGACGCAGGTCACGGAGGGCATGACAGCGGTGCTGTGGGCAAAAACTCTTTGGAAAAAGACCTCGTTCTCAAGATGGCTTTAAAAGCAGGTGGCATTATTGAGAAAAGATTTCCAGATGTTGAGGTATTCCAGACTAGGACATCTGATGTTTTCATTCCGCTGTTCAGAAGGATTCAATACGCAAATGAGTTGAATGCGGATATATTTATTTCAGTACATTGCAACTATATCAGCAATCCTAAAACAAGAGGCACAGAAACCTTTGTCCTCGGACTCAACAGAGCAGCTGACAATCTTGAAGTGGCCAAGCGTGAAAATGCTTCTATGCTCCTGGAGCAGAATTATCAGGCAAACTATGAGGGATTTGATCCCAACTCTGCTGAAGGGCACATTGTGACTTCTATGTACCAGAACAATTACCTTGAAAAGAGTATCGAACTTGCTGCAAACATAGAAGATCAGTTTGGTCAGCGTCATTTGAGTAAGAGCAGAGGAGTTAAACAGGCTGGATTTGCCGTATTGCGTCGGTCCAGTATGCCGGCAGTACTGCTTGAAGCGGGATTTCTGAGCAACGAAATAGAAGAAGCTTTTCTCCTATCTGATGAAGGACAAAATGCCATAGCAGAATCCATTTCCAAAGCATTTGAGACATTTTACAATAATAACCTAACCAAAAATTCAGAGATCAACAATAAAGTTCAAAACCTGTCAGAGATCGTGGCAGACAACGGCCTCAGAAAAAATCAGCAAATTCAAACGGGTAAAACACCTCCAGCTAATCAAAAGGTAGTAGTTGAAAGCTCAGACTTGCCTATGCAAAAATTTAAGGTACAAATTGCCGCCATCAAAGGAGAAAATATCGACATGGATAGCGAGGAAATTAGAAAAATAGGTGCCCTGACTGTCAAAAAAGCTCCTGAAATCAATAAATACATGGTCGGGGATTTTGTTAGCAGAGCATCTGCTGAAATAGCCCGTGAAAAACTCAAAAACCTTGGATACACAGGAGCCTTTCTTGTGGCTTTGGTGGACTGA
- a CDS encoding helix-turn-helix transcriptional regulator, which translates to MANKKKSDLSQCPITRTMELIGGKWTLPIIYVLINETKRFKELERSIDGINTRMRRSVLVRLLN; encoded by the coding sequence ATGGCAAATAAAAAAAAGTCAGATTTATCTCAATGTCCTATTACCCGAACAATGGAACTGATTGGAGGTAAATGGACTTTACCCATTATTTATGTGCTGATAAACGAAACAAAACGTTTCAAAGAGTTGGAACGAAGTATTGATGGTATAAATACAAGAATGAGACGGTCTGTGCTTGTCAGGCTGCTGAACTAA
- a CDS encoding tRNA-dihydrouridine synthase codes for MTKVFSTLTFNKEKILKNRLVVAPMTTQQSNPDGSISKTEADWLTRLSEDGFGMVISCAASISDTATTFYNQLSLAHDKFIPDLKKLADKMKINGSINIIQLCHAGSRAVEALTGEKPHSASSYDLPMIPGFVPPIALTKNQIEQIVADFANACARAEKAGFDGIEIHGANGYLFTQFMSTMTNLRTDEYGGSLENRARFSREVIKACRNTVSQNFIIGFRISFEGAGLETGLDIDENIQIANWLLEDSIDYIHSSQMHYAVNTTKYPEKSTIEYLRKNLNQKLPLVIPGSISSIQDAEKAMEMGADIIAIGRAAIGNKNLPYHFENRQPLPNHTPFTESHLRKIGVGEGLIDYVKNAPPLRSLNIVQQ; via the coding sequence ATGACGAAAGTTTTTTCAACTTTAACGTTCAATAAAGAGAAGATATTAAAAAATAGATTGGTAGTTGCACCAATGACGACGCAGCAAAGCAATCCAGATGGTAGTATCAGTAAAACCGAAGCGGATTGGCTTACAAGACTTTCAGAAGACGGCTTTGGAATGGTCATTTCTTGTGCAGCATCTATATCTGACACAGCTACCACATTTTACAACCAATTGAGTTTGGCACATGATAAGTTTATCCCTGACCTGAAAAAATTGGCTGATAAAATGAAAATAAACGGAAGTATTAATATCATTCAACTGTGCCACGCAGGTTCCAGAGCCGTTGAAGCACTCACAGGTGAAAAACCTCATAGTGCAAGTAGTTATGATTTACCAATGATTCCAGGATTTGTTCCACCTATTGCTTTAACAAAAAATCAGATTGAGCAAATTGTTGCTGACTTTGCCAACGCTTGTGCAAGGGCAGAAAAGGCAGGTTTTGATGGTATAGAAATTCACGGAGCAAATGGATATTTGTTCACACAATTCATGAGCACGATGACAAATTTGCGCACAGATGAGTATGGCGGAAGTTTGGAGAACAGAGCAAGGTTTTCAAGAGAAGTCATCAAGGCTTGTCGTAATACAGTTTCCCAAAATTTCATTATTGGTTTCAGAATAAGTTTTGAAGGTGCTGGTTTAGAAACAGGTTTGGATATTGACGAAAACATTCAAATTGCCAACTGGCTTTTGGAAGACAGTATTGATTATATTCATTCCTCGCAAATGCACTATGCTGTAAATACAACAAAGTATCCCGAAAAATCAACCATTGAATATTTAAGGAAAAATTTAAACCAAAAACTTCCTTTGGTCATTCCGGGAAGCATTTCAAGTATTCAAGATGCAGAAAAAGCAATGGAAATGGGTGCCGACATTATTGCCATTGGAAGAGCAGCCATTGGCAATAAAAACCTTCCCTATCATTTTGAAAACAGGCAGCCCCTTCCCAATCATACACCTTTTACTGAAAGTCACTTGAGGAAAATTGGTGTTGGTGAAGGACTGATTGACTATGTGAAAAACGCTCCACCTTTAAGAAGTTTAAATATTGTTCAACAATAA